A genomic stretch from Candidatus Macondimonas diazotrophica includes:
- a CDS encoding ABC transporter permease has translation MNLYAIRAIYHFEMARWFRTLLQSVASPILSTSLYFVVFGAAIGTRMGDINGVSYGAFIIPGLLMLSLLSESISNASFGIYMPKWSGTIYEVLSAPVSAIEVLAGYVGAAVTKSVLLGLLILATARLFVPYSIDHPLWMVLFLLLTAISFSLFGFILGVWADNWEKLQIIPLMIVTPLAFLGGSFYSIDMLPPLWQKIALINPVVYLISGFRWSFYGVAEVHIGISLTMIALFLGSCLLVITWIFRTGYKLKQ, from the coding sequence ATGAATCTCTATGCCATCCGCGCGATCTACCATTTCGAAATGGCCCGTTGGTTCCGCACGCTGCTGCAGAGCGTCGCGTCGCCGATCCTGTCGACTTCGCTGTATTTCGTGGTGTTCGGCGCGGCGATCGGCACGCGCATGGGGGACATCAACGGTGTGTCCTATGGCGCCTTCATCATCCCGGGCCTGCTGATGCTGTCCCTGTTGTCCGAAAGCATTTCCAATGCCTCATTCGGGATCTACATGCCGAAATGGTCCGGGACGATTTACGAGGTGCTGTCTGCCCCGGTTTCGGCAATCGAAGTGCTGGCCGGCTATGTCGGCGCGGCAGTGACCAAGTCCGTGTTGCTTGGCTTGCTGATTCTGGCAACGGCCCGTCTGTTCGTTCCCTACAGCATCGATCACCCGCTGTGGATGGTGCTGTTCTTGTTGCTCACGGCGATCAGCTTCAGTCTGTTCGGCTTCATCCTCGGCGTTTGGGCCGACAACTGGGAAAAGCTGCAGATCATCCCGCTCATGATCGTCACGCCGCTCGCGTTTCTGGGGGGTAGCTTCTATTCCATCGACATGCTGCCGCCCCTGTGGCAGAAGATCGCGCTGATCAATCCGGTGGTCTATCTCATCAGTGGATTCCGCTGGAGTTTCTACGGGGTCGCCGAAGTGCACATCGGCATCAGCCTGACCATGATCGCCCTGTTTCTGGGATCGTGTCTCCTGGTCATCACCTGGATTTTTCGGACCGGCTACAAGCTCAAGCAATGA
- a CDS encoding ABC transporter ATP-binding protein, which yields MSSIISVRALDKRYPSGFQALHDIHLEIRRGEIFALLGPNGAGKTTLISIICGIAMPSAGTVTIAGYDSRAQYRAARSRVGLVPQELFTDAFETVWATVAFSRGLFGKPPDPVYLERVLRDLSLWDKRNDRIMTLSGGMKRRVMIAKALSHEPEILFLDEPTAGVDVELRRDMWQLVRTLRAQGVTIILTTHYIEEAEEMADRIGVIRGGRLILVEEKQVLMHRMGERQLRLQLQQPLSVLPAGLSSYPLALSTDGSELIYTYDAAGDQAGIAHMLRDLSAHGIDFKGLQSRESSLEDIFVNLLKAHS from the coding sequence ATGTCATCCATCATTTCTGTTCGGGCATTGGACAAGCGGTATCCATCGGGATTTCAGGCCCTGCATGACATTCATCTCGAGATCCGGCGCGGGGAAATCTTTGCCCTGCTCGGCCCGAACGGCGCGGGCAAGACCACGCTGATCAGCATCATCTGCGGCATCGCCATGCCCAGCGCCGGCACCGTGACGATCGCCGGCTACGACAGTCGCGCCCAGTATCGGGCTGCACGTTCACGGGTCGGTCTGGTGCCCCAGGAGCTCTTTACCGATGCCTTCGAGACGGTCTGGGCGACGGTCGCCTTCAGCCGCGGCCTGTTCGGCAAGCCGCCCGATCCGGTCTATCTGGAGCGGGTGCTGCGCGACCTGTCGCTCTGGGACAAGCGCAACGATCGCATCATGACGCTGTCCGGCGGCATGAAACGGCGCGTGATGATCGCCAAGGCGCTGTCCCACGAACCCGAAATCCTGTTCCTCGATGAGCCCACCGCCGGGGTCGACGTCGAGCTGCGACGCGACATGTGGCAATTGGTGCGCACGCTGCGTGCTCAGGGCGTCACCATCATCCTGACCACCCATTACATCGAGGAAGCCGAGGAGATGGCTGATCGCATCGGCGTGATCCGGGGTGGCCGGCTGATCCTGGTCGAAGAGAAGCAGGTCTTGATGCACCGGATGGGCGAACGCCAGCTGCGCCTGCAGTTGCAGCAGCCGTTGTCCGTGCTGCCGGCGGGTCTGAGCAGCTATCCCCTGGCATTGTCTACCGATGGCAGCGAGCTGATCTATACCTATGACGCTGCCGGGGATCAGGCCGGGATTGCCCATATGCTGCGGGATCTTTCGGCGCATGGCATCGATTTCAAGGGGCTGCAGTCGCGTGAGAGTTCGTTGGAGGACATCTTCGTCAATCTGCTGAAGGCGCATTCATGA
- the mutY gene encoding A/G-specific adenine glycosylase has product MTWAALPLPPAAFAERVLAWFDVHGRHGLPWQADRDPYRIWVSEIMLQQTQVATVIPYYQRFMTRFPDVASLAAADLDTVLGFWTGLGYYARGRNLHRAAQWVLAHHKGCFPTDPESLRELPGIGRSTAAAIAALSTGAREPILDGNVKRVLCRFLALDLPPGTARDRRLWAAAEALTPTSRVDAYTQAMMDLGATCCTPRRPQCARCPLRPDCRAVALNQVESFPRRAVRRAAPEVAVTLLAIGDPDGRIWLERRPPRGIWGGMWCLPECPPETVPADWCARWFGEVPASCAALPEIRHVLTHRRLRVQPWQLQLSSGWADPGLREGVWYQSGTMPPGGMVKPVLDLLAGPIGGVQG; this is encoded by the coding sequence GTGACTTGGGCCGCGCTTCCCTTGCCACCGGCGGCTTTCGCCGAGCGGGTGCTGGCCTGGTTCGATGTCCATGGGCGCCACGGTTTGCCGTGGCAGGCGGATCGGGATCCCTACCGGATCTGGGTTTCCGAGATCATGCTGCAGCAGACTCAGGTGGCCACGGTCATCCCTTATTACCAGCGATTCATGACCCGCTTTCCGGACGTGGCGAGTCTGGCCGCAGCCGATCTCGACACGGTGCTGGGGTTCTGGACCGGGCTGGGTTACTACGCGCGTGGCCGGAACCTCCATCGTGCCGCGCAGTGGGTCTTGGCGCACCACAAAGGCTGCTTTCCCACCGACCCGGAATCCCTGCGGGAGCTGCCTGGCATCGGACGTTCCACGGCGGCGGCCATCGCAGCGCTGTCCACGGGCGCGCGCGAACCGATCCTGGACGGGAACGTGAAGCGGGTACTGTGTCGTTTTCTGGCGCTCGACCTGCCTCCGGGAACGGCGCGCGATCGGCGGCTGTGGGCGGCGGCCGAGGCGCTGACCCCCACCAGCCGGGTCGACGCCTATACCCAGGCGATGATGGATCTCGGTGCCACCTGTTGCACGCCGCGGCGACCCCAGTGCGCGCGCTGCCCACTCCGGCCGGATTGCCGCGCGGTCGCGCTGAACCAGGTCGAGTCGTTTCCCCGCCGGGCGGTTCGCCGCGCGGCCCCGGAAGTGGCAGTCACCTTGTTGGCGATCGGCGATCCGGACGGGCGGATCTGGCTGGAGCGACGACCGCCGCGCGGCATCTGGGGTGGCATGTGGTGTCTGCCCGAGTGCCCACCTGAGACTGTGCCGGCGGACTGGTGCGCTCGGTGGTTCGGAGAGGTGCCCGCTTCGTGTGCGGCGCTGCCCGAGATCCGTCATGTCCTGACCCATCGCCGGTTGCGCGTGCAGCCTTGGCAGCTTCAGCTGTCTTCGGGTTGGGCCGATCCGGGCCTGCGCGAAGGCGTGTGGTACCAGTCTGGTACGATGCCGCCCGGCGGCATGGTCAAGCCGGTACTGGATCTTCTGGCAGGGCCGATCGGGGGCGTCCAGGGGTGA
- a CDS encoding AsmA family protein: protein MNRWIKISGIALAVLIVLALVLTLALPRLLDPNAYRDDLTRLVSEQTGRTLTLEGDLGVSVFPWLGLEVNGASLANAPGFGEEPMLAVRHAAARIRLLPLLAGRLEFGTIALDGLQLSLARAADGRSNWQDIQERLARSEETSETTPEAESPSQTDGRFSLSEFNITGVRVQEGRLLWDDRQNGTRYALTDWDLKTGQVRFGGKVPVTSSFNLSVGAPDLDAEVDFEAGVQVAPEAGRYVVEDLMLETRLRSPELFGEAVLPVALSGAGVWQQDAPGTLGPIRLEVGPYKTAGQQIDKLVLTVDEGVVDVARSIARLAQVKLSGENIRWAGSALDSLDLQTGGEVNWGSGRVELASVRLQAKALRPTADMAPVALDARTPVSVDWKRQRLEAPDLGVTLDGKLAVAGGQGLLDPSLSGKLDYDWGAGRARLNDMRLLAESLDLGDGRVLARPEITTDVAGALSDQRWSLKPLNLRVGDLFRAQGNIDITAARGFGYQGRIDAPPFAPRPLFTALKIELPPTTASDTLRTLAVNTAFKGTAERVALDDLRVDLDGGRMQGSAAIAWDERMQVKTDLTVDRLNVDRYLPPTSGSAPEPKPATGTAPAGDPGPQPIPVALLRQFDLDTRLRVGALTLSRIAMQNAEIRAVLKDGRLVVDPLQAGLFGGQMTTTMQIDAAPEVPTVTIKPVFKGIQLAPLMQRFAGEAYLTGTGTLDLNAATRGADTGQWLRNLDGLLSVDLRDGRIERIDILNQLRRGYAQVRSLDPGPAPEGGTEFTELKGKVSMKGPIWRNEALSLTSPLLRMDGKGQIDVDRQQLDFDVLATLLGTGMIRGDRWLEDLIDKPIPIAIKGPWARPSVRPDVKALAEAKARERLEQEKQKIQEKLKDREDELREKAAEKIQEGLGKFLR from the coding sequence ATGAATCGATGGATCAAGATCAGCGGAATCGCGCTCGCCGTCCTCATCGTGTTGGCTCTGGTGCTGACGCTTGCGCTGCCTCGGCTGCTTGATCCGAACGCCTATCGCGATGATCTGACCCGCCTCGTTTCCGAACAGACCGGGCGGACGCTCACCCTGGAGGGGGATCTGGGTGTCAGCGTCTTTCCGTGGCTGGGTCTTGAAGTCAACGGCGCCTCGCTGGCCAATGCACCGGGATTCGGTGAGGAGCCCATGCTCGCGGTGCGCCATGCCGCGGCGCGCATCCGGCTGTTGCCTTTGTTGGCCGGGCGGCTCGAATTCGGCACCATCGCCCTCGATGGTCTGCAGCTGAGTCTGGCGCGAGCGGCCGATGGCCGCAGCAACTGGCAGGACATCCAGGAACGGCTGGCCCGTTCGGAGGAAACCTCCGAAACCACGCCCGAAGCCGAATCGCCATCGCAAACCGATGGTCGGTTTTCGCTGAGCGAGTTCAACATCACGGGTGTGCGGGTGCAGGAAGGACGTCTGCTGTGGGATGACCGTCAGAACGGCACACGCTATGCGCTGACCGACTGGGACCTGAAGACGGGGCAGGTGCGCTTCGGCGGCAAGGTTCCGGTGACCTCGAGCTTCAATCTGTCGGTGGGTGCGCCGGATCTCGATGCGGAGGTCGATTTCGAGGCCGGCGTGCAGGTCGCGCCGGAGGCGGGCCGCTATGTGGTCGAGGATTTGATGCTCGAGACCCGCCTGCGCAGTCCGGAGCTGTTCGGCGAGGCGGTCCTGCCGGTGGCGCTCTCCGGCGCCGGGGTCTGGCAGCAGGATGCGCCGGGAACGCTGGGTCCCATCAGGCTCGAAGTCGGTCCCTACAAGACAGCTGGCCAGCAGATCGACAAGCTGGTTCTGACGGTGGACGAGGGTGTCGTCGATGTCGCCCGGTCCATTGCCCGATTGGCCCAGGTAAAGCTGTCGGGCGAGAACATCCGGTGGGCGGGCAGCGCCTTGGACAGCTTGGATCTGCAAACCGGCGGCGAGGTGAACTGGGGCAGCGGGCGGGTCGAGTTGGCCAGCGTCCGGTTGCAAGCCAAGGCGCTGCGTCCGACGGCAGACATGGCCCCCGTCGCGCTGGACGCGAGGACGCCGGTCTCGGTCGACTGGAAACGCCAACGACTGGAAGCACCGGATCTGGGCGTCACGCTGGATGGAAAGCTGGCAGTTGCCGGCGGGCAGGGGCTGCTCGATCCGTCGCTGAGCGGGAAGCTCGATTACGACTGGGGTGCCGGCCGGGCGCGCCTGAACGATATGCGTCTGTTGGCCGAGTCCCTCGATCTGGGCGATGGTCGGGTCCTGGCCAGGCCTGAAATCACCACCGATGTCGCCGGTGCACTGTCCGATCAGCGCTGGTCGCTGAAGCCGTTGAACCTGCGTGTGGGCGATCTGTTCAGGGCCCAGGGCAATATCGACATCACCGCGGCGCGAGGCTTCGGGTATCAGGGTCGCATCGACGCGCCGCCCTTCGCACCCCGGCCGCTGTTCACGGCGCTGAAGATCGAGTTGCCACCGACCACTGCGTCCGATACCTTGCGCACCCTGGCGGTAAACACCGCCTTCAAAGGAACGGCCGAACGGGTCGCGCTGGATGACTTGCGCGTCGATCTGGATGGCGGCCGCATGCAGGGCAGTGCGGCGATCGCCTGGGACGAGCGCATGCAGGTGAAGACCGATCTGACGGTGGATCGGTTGAATGTGGACCGCTACCTGCCGCCCACTTCCGGCAGCGCACCCGAGCCCAAGCCCGCGACAGGAACCGCCCCGGCCGGTGATCCGGGGCCCCAGCCCATTCCGGTGGCCCTGTTGCGACAGTTCGATCTCGACACCCGGCTGCGAGTCGGGGCGCTGACCCTGAGCCGGATCGCCATGCAGAACGCCGAGATCCGGGCCGTGCTCAAGGATGGCCGGCTGGTCGTGGACCCCTTGCAGGCGGGGTTGTTCGGCGGCCAGATGACCACGACGATGCAGATCGACGCCGCCCCCGAGGTGCCGACGGTGACGATCAAGCCGGTATTCAAGGGCATTCAACTGGCGCCCCTGATGCAGCGTTTCGCCGGCGAAGCTTATCTCACCGGAACCGGGACACTGGATCTCAACGCCGCCACACGCGGCGCGGATACCGGGCAATGGCTGCGCAATCTCGACGGACTGCTTTCGGTGGATCTGCGCGATGGCCGCATCGAGCGGATCGATATCCTCAATCAGCTGCGGCGCGGTTATGCCCAGGTGCGGTCGCTGGATCCGGGGCCCGCACCCGAAGGTGGCACCGAATTCACAGAGCTCAAGGGGAAGGTGTCGATGAAAGGGCCGATCTGGCGCAACGAGGCTCTGTCGCTGACCTCACCGCTCCTGCGCATGGATGGCAAGGGGCAGATTGATGTTGATCGTCAGCAGCTCGACTTCGACGTATTGGCTACCTTGCTGGGCACCGGAATGATTCGCGGTGACCGCTGGCTCGAGGATCTGATCGACAAGCCCATACCCATCGCCATCAAAGGTCCGTGGGCTCGGCCGAGTGTGCGTCCAGACGTCAAGGCGCTGGCCGAGGCCAAGGCGCGCGAGCGGCTGGAACAGGAAAAACAGAAGATCCAGGAGAAGCTCAAGGACCGGGAAGACGAACTGCGCGAGAAAGCGGCCGAGAAGATTCAGGAGGGGCTGGGGAAATTCCTGCGGTGA
- a CDS encoding homoserine kinase has translation MSVFTKVERNELIAFLDAYTVGDLQHFQGIRAGIENTNYFVNTSGGRWVLTLFETLPVSELPFCLYLMDHLDAHGIPSPAPVADRNEHILSVLKGKPAALVQRLPGRSALTPTIPQCAAMGEMLARLHLVGQSYGRQRPNSRGPQWWQRMAEVLLPYLDAAGQRLLTNELDHQMRLRDAVLPRGIIHGDLFRDNVLFHGDRISGVIDFYYACNDVLLFDLAIAVNDWCATEDGSLDEERTAAAVQSYARERAFVPAEAEAWSSLLRAAALRFWLSRLHDLHFPRPGELTHIKDPDVFRRILEHQIETPARLPPVGW, from the coding sequence ATGTCGGTTTTCACCAAGGTCGAACGCAACGAGCTGATCGCGTTTCTGGACGCCTATACCGTCGGTGATCTGCAGCATTTTCAAGGCATTCGGGCTGGCATCGAGAACACCAACTATTTCGTCAATACCAGCGGCGGGCGTTGGGTGTTGACCTTGTTCGAAACCCTGCCGGTCAGCGAACTGCCGTTTTGCCTGTACCTGATGGATCATCTCGATGCGCACGGCATTCCGAGCCCCGCGCCGGTTGCCGATCGTAACGAACACATTCTTTCCGTGCTCAAAGGCAAGCCGGCGGCGTTGGTGCAGCGGTTGCCGGGGCGCAGCGCGCTGACACCCACTATCCCGCAGTGTGCGGCCATGGGGGAAATGCTTGCCCGGCTACATCTGGTCGGCCAGAGCTACGGCCGGCAACGGCCGAACAGCCGCGGCCCGCAGTGGTGGCAGCGCATGGCCGAGGTGCTGCTGCCGTATCTGGATGCTGCCGGGCAGCGTTTGCTGACCAACGAGCTCGATCACCAGATGCGCTTGCGCGATGCCGTGCTTCCGCGCGGCATCATCCACGGCGATCTGTTCCGGGACAATGTGCTGTTCCATGGCGATCGCATATCGGGTGTCATCGACTTCTACTACGCTTGCAACGATGTGCTTCTGTTCGACCTGGCCATTGCGGTCAATGACTGGTGTGCCACCGAGGACGGTAGCTTGGACGAGGAGCGGACCGCGGCGGCGGTCCAGTCCTATGCCCGCGAGCGTGCATTCGTGCCTGCCGAAGCGGAAGCCTGGTCGTCGCTGCTGCGCGCCGCCGCGCTTCGGTTCTGGCTCTCGCGCCTGCACGACCTGCATTTTCCACGTCCGGGCGAACTCACCCACATCAAGGATCCGGATGTGTTTCGGCGTATCCTCGAGCATCAGATCGAGACGCCGGCCCGTCTGCCGCCGGTGGGTTGGTGA
- a CDS encoding dienelactone hydrolase family protein, producing the protein MALSGFEQTQFTDGATTFPVYRAGTGPGVVVIHEIPGITPQVERFARRVTEAGFSVALPELFGTAGRPLSGSYLAASMMRACVRREFHVLARHGTSPIVEPLKALCRALHAELGGPGVGVLGMCLTGNFALAMMVDPVVAAPVLSQPSLPFGITASHRAALHISPEDLRCVKGRVADGARVLGLRFTHDMACPRARFDHLRRELGEGFEAIEIDSGPGNPHRIPRYAHSVLTNDLVDREGHPTRAALDRVLHFFNERLNVA; encoded by the coding sequence ATGGCCTTGTCCGGCTTCGAGCAGACTCAGTTCACGGATGGTGCGACCACCTTTCCGGTCTACCGCGCCGGGACAGGTCCCGGGGTGGTCGTCATCCACGAGATCCCCGGTATCACCCCGCAGGTCGAGCGTTTCGCGCGCCGTGTCACCGAGGCCGGCTTCAGTGTGGCGCTGCCCGAACTCTTCGGCACCGCCGGGCGCCCACTCTCGGGAAGCTATCTCGCAGCGTCGATGATGCGGGCATGCGTGCGGCGCGAGTTCCATGTCCTGGCCCGCCACGGCACGAGCCCAATCGTCGAGCCGCTGAAAGCACTCTGCCGCGCGCTGCACGCCGAACTCGGCGGGCCGGGCGTGGGCGTGTTGGGGATGTGCCTGACCGGCAACTTCGCTCTGGCCATGATGGTCGATCCGGTCGTCGCCGCACCCGTTCTGAGTCAGCCGTCACTGCCGTTCGGCATCACCGCCTCGCACCGCGCCGCCCTGCACATCAGTCCCGAGGATCTGCGATGCGTGAAAGGACGGGTGGCCGACGGCGCACGTGTGCTGGGGCTGCGCTTCACGCACGATATGGCCTGTCCCCGAGCGCGCTTCGATCATCTGCGTCGGGAACTGGGCGAGGGCTTCGAGGCCATCGAGATCGATTCGGGCCCCGGCAATCCGCACCGCATCCCGCGCTATGCCCACTCGGTGCTGACCAATGACCTGGTGGACCGGGAGGGACACCCGACCCGCGCGGCGCTGGATCGCGTGCTGCATTTTTTCAACGAACGTCTGAACGTCGCATGA
- a CDS encoding cupin domain-containing protein: MIARADDPSHPSPEPGAPPARGNLWRDLPAPGSAEEIRILASRPGARIERIVSRAHASPPDFWYDQDEDEFVLLVSGSATLTLLGPGDETQTMHLAPGDWLHLPAHCRHRVDATDPDEPTLWLAIFYPPVT, translated from the coding sequence ATGATCGCCCGGGCGGACGACCCTTCACACCCGTCTCCCGAGCCCGGCGCACCGCCGGCTCGAGGCAATCTCTGGCGCGACCTGCCGGCGCCGGGCAGCGCGGAGGAGATCCGGATCCTGGCCAGCCGGCCGGGCGCACGCATCGAGCGCATCGTAAGTCGGGCGCACGCCAGTCCACCGGATTTCTGGTACGACCAGGACGAGGATGAGTTCGTGCTCCTGGTGAGCGGGTCAGCCACGCTGACGCTGCTCGGCCCGGGAGACGAAACGCAAACCATGCACCTCGCCCCGGGCGACTGGCTGCACTTACCGGCGCACTGCCGGCATCGGGTCGACGCCACCGACCCCGACGAACCGACCCTATGGCTGGCGATCTTCTATCCGCCGGTCACCTGA
- the ettA gene encoding energy-dependent translational throttle protein EttA, with protein MSQYIYTMHRVSKVVPPKREILRDISLSFFPGAKIGVLGLNGSGKSTLLRIMAGVDREFEGEARPQAGIKIGYLAQEPELDESKDVRGNVEDGIRELKNLLDRFNAISNAFAEPDADFDTLLAEQAELQDKIDAAGAWELDRTLEIAADALRLPPWDADVKTLSGGEKRRVALCRLLLSKPDMLLLDEPTNHLDAESVAWLERFLHDYKGTVIAVTHDRYFLDNVAGWILELDRGHGIPWEGNYSSWLLQKEKRLAQEEKAESAHRKAMQAELEWVRSNPKGRTAKSKARLARFDELASQEFQKRNETQELYIPPGPRLGNLVIEAEGLRKSFGERLLFENLGFRLPPGGIVGIIGPNGAGKTTLFRILAGKEQPDAGELRQGPTVELAYVDQSRQSLDDDKTVWEEISDGQDILRVGTYETVSRAYVGRFNFKGTDQQKRIGELSGGERNRVHLAKVLRSGGNVLLLDEPTNDLDVETLRALEEALLTFPGCAVVISHDRWFLDRVATHILAFEGDSQVVWFEGNYADYEVDRKRRLGVAADTPHRIKYRPLKA; from the coding sequence ATGTCCCAATACATCTACACCATGCACCGTGTCAGCAAGGTCGTCCCGCCCAAGCGGGAAATCCTGCGTGACATCTCGCTGTCTTTCTTTCCCGGCGCCAAGATCGGCGTGCTGGGCCTCAATGGTTCGGGAAAATCCACCTTGCTGCGCATCATGGCGGGCGTCGATCGGGAATTCGAGGGGGAGGCCCGTCCGCAGGCGGGGATCAAGATCGGCTATCTGGCCCAGGAGCCCGAGCTCGATGAGAGCAAGGATGTGCGAGGCAACGTCGAGGATGGGATCCGGGAGCTCAAGAATCTGCTAGACCGCTTCAACGCCATCAGCAACGCCTTCGCGGAGCCGGATGCCGACTTTGATACCTTGCTTGCTGAGCAGGCCGAGCTGCAGGACAAGATCGATGCTGCCGGCGCCTGGGAACTGGATCGCACCCTGGAAATCGCGGCGGACGCCCTGCGCCTGCCGCCGTGGGATGCCGATGTGAAGACCTTGTCCGGGGGCGAAAAACGGCGCGTCGCGCTGTGTCGCCTGTTGCTTTCCAAGCCCGACATGCTGCTGCTCGATGAGCCCACCAACCACCTGGACGCCGAATCGGTTGCCTGGCTCGAACGCTTTCTGCACGACTACAAGGGCACGGTGATCGCGGTGACCCACGATCGCTACTTCCTCGACAACGTTGCGGGCTGGATTCTCGAGCTCGACCGCGGACACGGTATCCCTTGGGAAGGCAACTATTCCAGCTGGCTGCTGCAGAAGGAAAAGCGTCTCGCCCAAGAGGAGAAGGCCGAATCGGCGCATCGCAAGGCCATGCAGGCTGAGCTCGAATGGGTCCGCAGCAATCCCAAGGGCCGCACGGCCAAGAGCAAGGCGCGTCTGGCGCGCTTCGATGAACTGGCTTCGCAAGAGTTCCAGAAGCGCAACGAGACCCAGGAACTCTACATTCCGCCGGGGCCGCGTCTGGGCAATCTGGTGATCGAGGCCGAGGGCCTGCGCAAGTCGTTTGGTGAGCGGCTACTGTTCGAGAACCTCGGATTCCGCCTGCCGCCCGGCGGTATCGTCGGGATCATCGGTCCCAACGGGGCAGGCAAGACCACGCTGTTCCGGATCCTCGCCGGCAAGGAACAGCCTGATGCCGGAGAATTGCGCCAGGGTCCGACCGTCGAGCTGGCCTATGTCGACCAGAGTCGGCAGAGCCTGGATGACGACAAGACCGTGTGGGAAGAAATTTCCGATGGCCAGGACATTCTGCGCGTCGGGACCTACGAGACGGTCTCTCGCGCCTATGTCGGCCGCTTCAATTTCAAGGGCACCGACCAGCAAAAACGGATCGGCGAGCTCTCGGGTGGGGAGCGCAACCGGGTTCATCTGGCCAAGGTGCTGCGCTCGGGCGGCAACGTCCTGCTGCTCGACGAGCCGACCAACGACCTGGATGTGGAAACCCTGCGTGCACTGGAAGAAGCGCTGCTCACCTTCCCCGGTTGCGCGGTGGTGATTTCGCATGATCGCTGGTTTCTGGACCGGGTGGCCACGCACATCCTCGCCTTCGAGGGGGACAGTCAGGTGGTGTGGTTCGAAGGTAACTACGCCGACTACGAGGTGGATCGCAAGCGCCGCCTCGGCGTTGCCGCCGATACGCCCCATCGCATCAAGTATCGGCCGCTCAAGGCCTGA